One part of the Muntiacus reevesi chromosome 20, mMunRee1.1, whole genome shotgun sequence genome encodes these proteins:
- the GCM1 gene encoding chorion-specific transcription factor GCMa isoform X1 has protein sequence MEPENADSADKELSWDINDMKLPQNVKKTDWFQEWPDAYEKHIYSSDDRNAQRHLSSWAMRNTNNHNSRILKKSCLGVVVCGRDCSVAEGRKVYLRPAICDKARQKQQRKRCPNCDGPLKLIPCRGHGGFPVTNFWRHDGRFIFFQSKGEHDHPKPETKLEAEARRAVKKTHSASSSVSSKLKQSPDIKPLPGETQSWESLTWSFQEAVQLPPSYSGHVIGYTPQQKAWNDGSSFPESYGLGGTSELANLTPTLGPPQLYDKWDLSHSRVSSSGDLLQPSISGVFSDYSDLQTWNKNVAFGRSPLNDNSCPSYPFPLTSWPYDFSSSQSSSEPFHQPVPVEPPAAKSSYPPIWPNQGGELYEEKVPVDLNSYHPPTTCHSPQEDPVLLTHTSQPYHQYALPGKSNKWDFDEDVGCLGLDHCNNEMLLNLCPLR, from the exons ATGGAACCTGAGAACGCTGACTCTGCAGACAAAGAGCTAAGCTGGGACATTAATGATATGAAACTGCCACAG AACGTGAAaaagacagactggttccaggagTGGCCCGATGCCTACGAGAAGCACATCTACAGCTCCGACGACAGGAACGCGCAGCGCCACCTGAGCAGCTGGGCCATGCGCAACACCAACAACCACAACTCCCGCATCCTCAAGAAGTCCTGCCTGGGCGTGGTGGTGTGCGGCCGCGACTGCTCGGTCGCCGAGGGCCGCAAGGTCTACCTGAGGCCAGCCATCTGCGACAAGGCCCGGCAGAAGCAGCAGA GGAAACGCTGCCCCAACTGCGACGGGCCCCTGAAGCTCATCCCCTGCCGGGGCCACGGGGGCTTTCccgtcaccaacttctggaggCACGACGGACGCTTCATATTTTTCCAG TCAAAGGGAGAGCATGACCATCCAAAGCCAGAAACCAAATTGGAAGCTGAGGCCAGAAGAGCAGTGAAGAAAACGCACTCGGCGTCTTCCTCAGTCTCCTCGAAGCTGAAACAGAGCCCAGACATAAAG CCTCTTCCAGGTGAAACACAAAGTTGGGAAAGTTTAACTTGGTCTTTCCAGGAAGCTGTCCAGTTGCCTCCTAGTTACAGCGGACATGTGATAGGTTACACTCCCCAGCAGAAGGCGTGGAATGATGGCTCATCCTTCCCCGAGAGCTATGGTTTGGGGGGTACCTCTGAGCTGGCAAACCTCACTCCCACCCTGGGCCCCCCTCAGCTCTACGACAAATGGGATTTGTCCCACAGTCGGGTCTCCAGCAGCGGAGACCTGCTCCAGCCCTCCATCTCTGGAGTCTTCTCTGATTACAGTGATCTGCAGACATGGAATAAGAACGTGGCTTTTGGACGAAGTCCTCTGAATGACAACAGTTGTCCCAGTTACCCTTTTCCTCTGACCAGCTGGCCCTACGACTTCTCCTCTTCCCAGAGCTCTTCAGAACCCTTCCACCAGCCAGTTCCAGTGGAACCGCCAGCAGCCAAATCCAGCTATCCACCCATATGGCCTAATCAAGGGGGTGAACTTTATGAAGAGAAGGTGCCTGTGGATTTGAACAGCTACCACCCTCCCACCACATGCCATTCACCCCAGGAAGACCCCGTTCTCCTCACCCACACCTCTCAGCCTTATCACCAATATGCCCTGCCTGGCAAGAGCAACAAATGGGATTTTGATGAAGACGTGGGGTGCCTGGGTTTGGATCACTGCAACAATGAGATGCTTCTAAACCTCTGTCCTTTAAGATGA
- the GCM1 gene encoding chorion-specific transcription factor GCMa isoform X2: protein MEPENADSADKELSWDINDMKLPQNVKKTDWFQEWPDAYEKHIYSSDDRNAQRHLSSWAMRNTNNHNSRILKKSCLGVVVCGRDCSVAEGRKVYLRPAICDKARQKQQRKRCPNCDGPLKLIPCRGHGGFPVTNFWRHDGRFIFFQPLPGETQSWESLTWSFQEAVQLPPSYSGHVIGYTPQQKAWNDGSSFPESYGLGGTSELANLTPTLGPPQLYDKWDLSHSRVSSSGDLLQPSISGVFSDYSDLQTWNKNVAFGRSPLNDNSCPSYPFPLTSWPYDFSSSQSSSEPFHQPVPVEPPAAKSSYPPIWPNQGGELYEEKVPVDLNSYHPPTTCHSPQEDPVLLTHTSQPYHQYALPGKSNKWDFDEDVGCLGLDHCNNEMLLNLCPLR, encoded by the exons ATGGAACCTGAGAACGCTGACTCTGCAGACAAAGAGCTAAGCTGGGACATTAATGATATGAAACTGCCACAG AACGTGAAaaagacagactggttccaggagTGGCCCGATGCCTACGAGAAGCACATCTACAGCTCCGACGACAGGAACGCGCAGCGCCACCTGAGCAGCTGGGCCATGCGCAACACCAACAACCACAACTCCCGCATCCTCAAGAAGTCCTGCCTGGGCGTGGTGGTGTGCGGCCGCGACTGCTCGGTCGCCGAGGGCCGCAAGGTCTACCTGAGGCCAGCCATCTGCGACAAGGCCCGGCAGAAGCAGCAGA GGAAACGCTGCCCCAACTGCGACGGGCCCCTGAAGCTCATCCCCTGCCGGGGCCACGGGGGCTTTCccgtcaccaacttctggaggCACGACGGACGCTTCATATTTTTCCAG CCTCTTCCAGGTGAAACACAAAGTTGGGAAAGTTTAACTTGGTCTTTCCAGGAAGCTGTCCAGTTGCCTCCTAGTTACAGCGGACATGTGATAGGTTACACTCCCCAGCAGAAGGCGTGGAATGATGGCTCATCCTTCCCCGAGAGCTATGGTTTGGGGGGTACCTCTGAGCTGGCAAACCTCACTCCCACCCTGGGCCCCCCTCAGCTCTACGACAAATGGGATTTGTCCCACAGTCGGGTCTCCAGCAGCGGAGACCTGCTCCAGCCCTCCATCTCTGGAGTCTTCTCTGATTACAGTGATCTGCAGACATGGAATAAGAACGTGGCTTTTGGACGAAGTCCTCTGAATGACAACAGTTGTCCCAGTTACCCTTTTCCTCTGACCAGCTGGCCCTACGACTTCTCCTCTTCCCAGAGCTCTTCAGAACCCTTCCACCAGCCAGTTCCAGTGGAACCGCCAGCAGCCAAATCCAGCTATCCACCCATATGGCCTAATCAAGGGGGTGAACTTTATGAAGAGAAGGTGCCTGTGGATTTGAACAGCTACCACCCTCCCACCACATGCCATTCACCCCAGGAAGACCCCGTTCTCCTCACCCACACCTCTCAGCCTTATCACCAATATGCCCTGCCTGGCAAGAGCAACAAATGGGATTTTGATGAAGACGTGGGGTGCCTGGGTTTGGATCACTGCAACAATGAGATGCTTCTAAACCTCTGTCCTTTAAGATGA